The genomic region TAGCGGCGTTCAAACTGCAACCGTATCTCAGCCGGGTCGAACTGCGCTACAGCAGCTTAGACCGGGAACCGAGCCTCACCCAATACGAGATCGACGCCTCGGAGACGGGATTCGATCGCCTCCAAGAAACGATCGCCCGGGTCATGGACGCCAAAACCGACGACTTCACCGAACTGGCCCAACTCGCCGAACTCGACCTACTCCAAGATTTTGCGGGCGCCAAACTCTGGGGCTGCAATTTGAGCGGTGTCGATCTCAGTGGAGCCAACCTGGAAGGAACCAAACTGCGCGGCGCCGACTTGTGCGATGCGGATTTAAGCGAAGCGAACTTGCGCGGCGTCCAACTCGGCGGCGCCGATCTGAGTGGGGCACTGTTGAGCGATGCCAACTTAGAACGGGCCGACTTGCATCGCTGTAGCTTGGCGTTGGCGAATTTAAGCGGCGCCAATCTGGTCGGCGCCAATTTAACCGAAGCCAACTTAAGCAACGCCAATCTCAGCGATGCCAAGTTGATGGGAGCGAACCTGAGTGGGGCCGACCTTCACCAAGCCGGATTAGTGTTGACCGATTTGACGGAAACGAACTTAACCGGGGTCAAAGTCGAAGGCGCGCGGTTTAAAAAAGATGCGGGTTTGTCTGTCGAAATCGAACAGATGTTAAAAGCAGGCGGCGCTATTTTTGAGGAAGCGTGAGCTAGGGGAGTGGGATGAGTGTAGAAGAGGGCGATCGCCTGCTGAAAGCGGGAATCGAGCGCTATCAAAACAACGAATTTGAGGCGGCTTTAGATGCCTGGGAGCAGGCCGGAGAAATTTATCAAAAAGTGGGCGATCGCGCCCGCGAAGGGGCGGCTGTAGGCAACTGCGGCGCGGTTTATCAGGCACTAGGACGCTTGCACGAGGCGATCGCCGCTTACGAGCGACATCGGGCGATCGCCGACGAGATCGCCGATCGCACCGGACACCTCAATGCGCTCTTTAATTTGAGCAACACTCATGCCGCTCTCGGCGACTTCGAGCGGGCGATCGCCTGCCAGCAGCAACGCCTCGCGATCGCCCGCCAACTCGGCGATCGGCGCTTGGAATGCAGCGTCCTGTCCGAGTTGCAGCGTCATTACACCACCAGTGGCAACCCCTCCCAAGCCCGAGCCTGCCAGCGCGATCGCGCTTACATCGCCCGAGAACTGTTCGATCTCAGTCCCAACCGCGATTTTCAAAACTTTTGTACCGAACTCGGTCTCGACCTGCGCCGGGACTTTGCCGGAGCGAATTTGAGTGGCTTGGATCTCGACGACGCCGATTTTGCCAACGCCAACCTCCAAGGCACCTGTTTGAGTCGCTGTTCTCTCCAACTGGCGAACTTTTGCGGCGCCGATCTCTCCGATGCGGATCTCGTGGACACTCTTGCTATTAACGCCAACTTCAACCGCGCCAACTTACAGCGTGCCCACCTGCGTCGCGCCGATTTACGCACCAACTTAAGCGGCGCCAACTTGCAACAAGCCTGTTTGGAAGGCGCTAATTTAACCGCAGCTTACCTGCAAGGCGCCAACCTCAGCGAAGCGAATTTGAGCGGCGCCAGTCTGAAAAATGCGGATTTAAAAGGGAGCAATTTGACCGGGGCCAACCTGACTGCCGTGGATTTGACCCGGGCTGAATTGAATGAGGCGACGGTCAGCAAAACCCGCTTTGTCGCGGCGATCGGACTGTCTCCCGAAGTGGAAAATCAATTGCGCGATCGCGGGGCGATCGTCGAAAGCGAAAGACCCGAGAGCGAGTAAACGCGGCTCGGGCCTTGAGGTAAATGTCGAATCGATCGAACGGATGCGGCAATTTACATTAAGCCAATTTGAGACAAGATCCCTTGTCCGGTCATCAACTCGGTGAGTAGACCGATCAGAAACCCGAGCATCGCCAAACGACCGTTCCAGGTTTCCGCAAATTGGGTAAAGCCAAATTTCGTGGTTTCGTTATCCATGTTTACAATTACTCCTGCTGTTGCAATTTTTAAAAACTCAAACGTCGCACAACCGACGGGAGATCTACATTAAGCCGATTTGAGACAAGATCCCTTGTCCGGTCATCAGCTCGGTGAGCAGACCGATGAGGAACCCGAGCATCGCCAAGCGGCCATTCCAGGTTTCCGCAAATTGCGTGAATCCAAATTTGGTGGTTTCTTCGTTCATGGCTCAGAAAACATTCCTTTTGTCAACCCTTGTAATATAAGTTAACGCAAACAGCCTCGGAGTGCAACGTTTTATTAAAAAAATTTGACAAATATTGAGCAAGCCCCCCGCAGTTCCGAGGAGAGCGCCACCCCTTCAGCCCCCGAAACGACTGCCCTGCGTTCGATCGACGACGAGGGGGCGATCGCCTCGGTATCCGTCCAAAGGCGAACTGGGGACGACCGGGGTTAAATTCTCCGGGCGAAACAAAATTATGGTTGCATCCATTCCTTATCTATAGGAGGAGATCGGGTCTTGAGGGGTCGTCCGGCGATCGCCAAACCCGGCAATGTTATTATCGCTGCTAGTCCGAGATCGGGCTGTCGTCCTTAATTTGTCCCGCTTCAATCAATGTTGTTGTTAAATTTCTTCGGGCGAACTTGTCTCTATTTAGTCACGACGTTGGCGGTCGTGGCGATCGCCCTAATTGTCAAATTCTTGTCAATTTTATTAGGAGATGAAATTGTCTATCAAATTCCCTTAATTGGCGATGCCTTTTTGAGCTTAGAAATCATGGAAATTCTGAATATTCTAGTATTCGGAATTCTCGGAATGGGATTCGGACTGGCGACAGTTTTGCTGCCCCGTTATTTCAGCAATCGAGTCAGCTTTTATACCCTCGTCGTACTCGTTCCTTTGATTTTTAGCACGAGTACAATTTTTCGTTATTATAATTGGGTTCAAGAATTCGCCTTTCGGGAAAATATTTCTTACGAACAGTCCCGAAGAATCACCAATACATTTTTAAAAAATCAGACGGGCGATCGCCAAGGCTTTGTCGGGTTCTATTTTTACACCGCGCAGTTTCCCAGCCTTCCTTATAAAGAGAAAGAAATGGTTCTGCTCGACGAACTGGAACAAAAAAGTAAAGACCGATTTTCTCGCTTCACCGGGTTAGACGATCGAATAGTTTCTTATTTATTTGCCGGACGAGGCTGGGGTTTGCGTTTCTTTTATTTATTTCTTTCGATTTTCGTGGCGATCGTTAACTTTCAAATTGGGATCAAACAAGTTAAACGGACTTGAACGAATGGGGGCATTTTCCGGGGCAAGGATCTACGAAGTCTTCCGATCGCCTCCCGTTTAAAAACGGCAAGTTACACTAGAAAGATGGAGATCGCTCACTTCAAGAAAAACCACTAGATTCGACGAGCGGGGCGATCGCTGTTTTCAGAAAAATCAGTATTTTTACCGAACAACCAGGATCCAGAGATGAAGCTTAGGGACAGCATGAAGGCGATCGCTCAGTCCCTCAATCTTAATCTTTAATAAAAAGCGGCGATCGATAAAGCAAATTTAAACTTAAGACTCTGATTTTTCCGATGTGGCTTCAACCATGTTATAACGGACTCGAAGATCTGGCCAACCCTTGAATCTCAATCGAGACCGACCGCGATCGCCATTCCAGATTTTCCTTAACTCTAAGATCTCCTAGTTTCCAAAGCTTTCAAGCTCGGAACGAACCCTAATTAATATAGATAGCCAGATAAAATTTCCTCCGTCCTTACAATCGATTATTTTGCCGCCAGAAACCTGGCTCTAGACGAACCATTATGCGTATTCTGATTTACTCTTACAATTATCATCCCGAACCAATTGGAATCGCTCCGTTAATGACAGAATTAGCGGAAGGAATGGCGAAAAAAGGCCATAAAGTGCGGGTGATTACCGCCATGCCCAATTATCCGGAGCGTAAAATTTATGCTCCCTATCAAGGGAAATTTTTTATGGCCGAAATCGTGAACGGAGTAGTAGTCGAACGCTGTTTTATTTTTATTCGACCTCAGCCGACCTTATGGGATCGTCTGTTGTTAGATGGCAGTTTTGTCATTAATAGTTTGCCCCAAGCATTTAACGGTTGGCGTCCGGATGTAATTTTAGCAACGGTTCCGCCTTTACCCGTGTCGGTTCCCGCAACAGTTTTAGGGAAATTATTGCGATGTCCGGTCGTCTTAAATATTCAAGATATCCAACACGAGGCGGCGGTCTCGGTGGGATTGCTCAAAAATAAATTTGCGATCGAGGCGTTTACCCGCTTGGAGAGATTTGCCTGTCATCAGGCGGATAAAATTACGGTTATTGCGGAAGGCTTTAGAGATAATTTATTAAATAAAGGAATTCCGGAAGAAAAAATTTCGTTGATTCACAATTGGGTCGATGTTAATTTTATTCGACCCTTGCCAAAAGAGGAGAATTATTTCCGAATTCAGAATAACTTAACGGGGAAATTTGTCGTTTTATATTCGGGCAATATTGCGCTGACTCAGGATTTACCGACAGTGATTAAAGCGGCGGCGCGACTGAAGGATATTGCGGATATTCAATTTGCGATCGTGGGAGAAGAAAAGGCGATCGATCGCGTTCGTGATTATTGCGAAATGTATGACGCCCCCAATGTAATTTTGCGACCGTTTCAACCCCGAAAAAAACTACCGGAAATGTTGGCGGCTGCCGATGTAGGGTTGGTGGTTCAAAAAGCGAATGTCATTTCTTTTAATATGCCTTCTAAAATTCCGGTGTTGTTAGCAAGTGGTCGGGCGATTGTCGGGTCGGTTCCGGATACGGGAACGGCGGCGCAAGCGATTCGTAAAAGTGGCGGAGGGTTGGTGGTTCCGCCTCAAGATCCGGACCATTTGGCGGATGCCATTCTCAAGCTTTATCACGATCGCGATTTGACGGAAACTCTCGGTCGCAAAGGTCGCGAACATGCGCTGGAGTGTTATGGGTTTGAGGATACCTTGAATAAGTATGAGGCGCTCTTTGAAGAGGTCGTGGCGCAGTCGAAAGCGCCCGATCGCCGATCGCATTGAGTGCGGAACGGTCCTAGGGGACTCATGGAGATCGTCGCAGGGTTTCCAGGACGAGAGATAGCCTGGTTTCTGCCGTGCGTTTCCAATGGCTTTTGAGGGGAAAAGCTGGAGGTAGGGGGGAGCATTTGCGGGGGGTCAGGCAGAGGCGATCGCTTGTCTCTTAAAAGTTTAAAAAATGTAATTTAATTTTAGGAAAATTTACGCATTTTGCAGGAATTGCGATAAAAACTTAACTGTTATAATAAATTGAGTAAATACTTTTAAGTGTTTGTTAAGTTGTCGGGGGTGAAAAGACAATGCGCGATCGCATTTTGGCTTGGTTGGAAGAGCGAGTTCCTGCAGGACGAATCCGCCATATTCTGCGGGTCGAACAGATGGCGGGAGAGTTGGCTCTACTGCACGGAATCGACGAAAACCGAGCTAAATTAGCGGGGTTGCTGCACGATTTGGCGAAATATTTCAAGCCGAAAAAGTTATTAGAGATGGCGACGAGGGAGGGGTTGGAAATTGACGGAGTATTGGAAGCGAACCCGCACCTATTACACGCCGATGTCAGCGCGATCGTCGCCCGGGAGGAGTTTGGG from Oxynema aestuarii AP17 harbors:
- a CDS encoding pentapeptide repeat-containing protein, giving the protein MQQPPSEHPELNCLSMQLSGQPISDPTQDTEFLDLYVSLHFHEAWQSIEEGRFKFGAIGGTLKLALDRAEMAVDESEPPSRTVNFDGEAIAVEVTRGGSERQPTWTWTLKSGAPVLHGGIDRLKLGRARLTGQPFSIEATFEVSAANLALIEAERLWPHDISPNKHGVLERRLIQELAAFKLQPYLSRVELRYSSLDREPSLTQYEIDASETGFDRLQETIARVMDAKTDDFTELAQLAELDLLQDFAGAKLWGCNLSGVDLSGANLEGTKLRGADLCDADLSEANLRGVQLGGADLSGALLSDANLERADLHRCSLALANLSGANLVGANLTEANLSNANLSDAKLMGANLSGADLHQAGLVLTDLTETNLTGVKVEGARFKKDAGLSVEIEQMLKAGGAIFEEA
- a CDS encoding pentapeptide repeat-containing protein, which encodes MSVEEGDRLLKAGIERYQNNEFEAALDAWEQAGEIYQKVGDRAREGAAVGNCGAVYQALGRLHEAIAAYERHRAIADEIADRTGHLNALFNLSNTHAALGDFERAIACQQQRLAIARQLGDRRLECSVLSELQRHYTTSGNPSQARACQRDRAYIARELFDLSPNRDFQNFCTELGLDLRRDFAGANLSGLDLDDADFANANLQGTCLSRCSLQLANFCGADLSDADLVDTLAINANFNRANLQRAHLRRADLRTNLSGANLQQACLEGANLTAAYLQGANLSEANLSGASLKNADLKGSNLTGANLTAVDLTRAELNEATVSKTRFVAAIGLSPEVENQLRDRGAIVESERPESE
- a CDS encoding chlorophyll a/b-binding protein; its protein translation is MDNETTKFGFTQFAETWNGRLAMLGFLIGLLTELMTGQGILSQIGLM
- a CDS encoding chlorophyll a/b-binding protein, producing MNEETTKFGFTQFAETWNGRLAMLGFLIGLLTELMTGQGILSQIGLM
- a CDS encoding glycosyltransferase family 4 protein; the encoded protein is MRILIYSYNYHPEPIGIAPLMTELAEGMAKKGHKVRVITAMPNYPERKIYAPYQGKFFMAEIVNGVVVERCFIFIRPQPTLWDRLLLDGSFVINSLPQAFNGWRPDVILATVPPLPVSVPATVLGKLLRCPVVLNIQDIQHEAAVSVGLLKNKFAIEAFTRLERFACHQADKITVIAEGFRDNLLNKGIPEEKISLIHNWVDVNFIRPLPKEENYFRIQNNLTGKFVVLYSGNIALTQDLPTVIKAAARLKDIADIQFAIVGEEKAIDRVRDYCEMYDAPNVILRPFQPRKKLPEMLAAADVGLVVQKANVISFNMPSKIPVLLASGRAIVGSVPDTGTAAQAIRKSGGGLVVPPQDPDHLADAILKLYHDRDLTETLGRKGREHALECYGFEDTLNKYEALFEEVVAQSKAPDRRSH